The genomic stretch CTAAGAACCATTGTCTGCATTATAACCGAATTAGTCACATTTCGTGAAACTAAAGATAATTTCTGATGAATTAAGAAGAAACCACTACGGCGTCCTTGTCTAAGGATAAGTAGTTTCTCGCAAAAATATAGGCGGAGCATACATGTGAAACGTATACTTTCCTATATTTTAAGAATAAAACTAATCTACATCAAATAAAAACATACCCATAATTAGACTCACGAAATGTAGCTAATTTAAATACTATATTTCCTTTACTCGCTTAATCTTTATCTATATAAGTTGTACTAGAAATTTACGTTTCGGTAGCTGCGCCAGTAGATCATTCTTTATGATCACGGTTGCATCCCGACTATTTGAATTTCCCTAAAGATTTTCAGGTGAGAATAAGGGCTCTAAAGGTATACAGTTCGTTTCTCCAGTACAAGTCTCCGCTAGATAAAGGAGAAGCACCTACACTGCACTTTCTACAATGAAAACCTCACATGAGAGCTGTTCAGACGGCTACATTGTACTATTGCAGTAGAATGAGCTCCAAAGCAACGAATATCGCCCGAGAATAGGCATTCTATTGCACAAACTACATTGTACGAGCCCTAGTCAGGCAAGTAACGTCAATTACGTTGTACAAAGTGCAGCGTAGCCTCTTTCTATAGCGCTGAACCCATCGGGCTAGCACGACCAATCTAAGAACCGGAGAAAGAAATCTAAAGTAGCGCAAATTGATAAGTTATACTAGAGATTTACGTTTCAGAAGCTGCGCCAGTAGATCATTCTTTAAGATCAATGAACTTCTCGCTTCGCTACATCTGCATTTTTCAAGTTCAACTTCTATATCCAAGATTTGCACGCATTAAAGCGTGTCCTGCAAGGACGAAAGCGCTCCACCTGCCATTACAGCTTGTCCACTCCTCGAGATCTCTAACGTTATCAAAGACAGGTTACCCGAGGGCGCCTCCAGTGCAAACGTGTCCCAACGGGACGAAAGCGTTCCTTAGCAACCGTAACTCGCGAGCACCTGTTTAATTCCAACGTTAGTCCAGTTGCAGGAGTCCAGAGGGTGCAACCCTTGGGGCCCTCCCTTGGAAGGGAGGGTTTGGGAGGGTTCGAAAAGCCTTTGAAGGTTGGTAGAAAGCCCTTAAGGGTTTGGGTAGAAATCCCTCTAAGAAATTGAGGGTTTGGGTAAACTCCCCGCGATTTGGTCCAGCAGCGCATCCGGCATTGGACCATTAAAAAGCTTAGTTTCAGCTGGAGCGGTTGACGAGAGCATATGATACATTTGCATACGGCCAGCCGCACTTGAGGTGTGTAAGTAAATTTGCTCAGGGTAACGTCCCGATTCTACGATATGCCGGACGACCTCGTAGCCTGTTGGCTGCGCCCAGCCTAAGTCGAAATCCAAGGATAATATTCCGATCTTTTCATGATCCAAGAGCAGCTTGCATTCCTCTGCATTGCTTGCCAGAACAAAACCTTTGGGACATGTACGATAATCATCTAAATAAACATGAATCATGATTGAAGCCTCCGTTCAGTCATTAGATTCAAAGCTAGCTTATTCACTGATCCTTTTGGCAATCTGAACAAACAAACGCTTTGCGTCCAGATACTTCTATTTTCTCAATCAAGCCGCCGCATTGTGGACAAGCCTGGCCTTCCCGATCATAGACTTGAAAAAGATTTCGTTGTCCGCCTGTCAAGGCATCGCCTGCGGCAAATGGCTGCTCGCCAGCTCCACCGTGTGAAATCGCTTCCTTCAGTATTTTATGCATCGCTTCGTATAGGCGTTCCCAAGTTGCACGTTCAAAAACGGGAATTTTTGCATCAGGACGCAATCCGGCAGCATAACAAATTTCATCGGAATAAACGGTACCGATACCCGATATCACATTTTGATCCATTAATGCAGTTTTAATAGAGCTCCGTTTTTTGGCGAAGGCTGCTATGAAACGATCTATCGTCAGGCGTTTGTCAAGAGCATCGTATCCAAAACGACCTAGCTTTTCTTCAACTTCCAATACCTTTAACAGCTGCAAATCATCTGATTTCAGGCCTACACAGTACAATACGATTTCTCCAAAATGAAGCTTTACTTGAGCAGCACGATCAGGTCTGTCCTCTTCGCTGCCCTTATACAAATAAGCCCCTTGCCCCAAACGGAGCAATAGACGTTTTCCATTATCCAAATGAAGCAACAGATGCAAGCCTCTGCGTTCCACAAACCATAATACTTTCCCTACAACGTCTCGTTGTATCTCTTCTTCACTTGCTTGAAACGCTTTTACATTTGTTATCTCAACACCGGTGATAAGAGCTCCTGCGAATTGCTCCGCTAATAAAGCCCGATAATTGTCCAGTTCCGGCAGTTCATGCATGAAAGCTCGCTTCCTTCCTATATTCTTCGTTATTTGCTTATATCTCTCTGTGATCAGATATATACGAACGAAGCTCTTCTAAGTGATGACATACAGTTGTTGGCTTACATCCAGCCTGTTCCATATAATAGTCCATATTTTGAGCATTCGTAAGTCCGGTTAAAACAAGAATCGTACTACAGCCTGCTGCTGCGCCGAAAGCAATATCTGTAGCCATATTGTCGCCTACTACCCATGTTTCATCAGCTTTTAAACCAATTTCGCGCAATGAATAGTCCATCAAAATAGTGGATGGCTTGCCAATTAATATCGGCTTCTTCCCTCCAGCCGCTTGAAGCATTGCTCCAATTGATCCAGCTCCTGGTATAAGGCCATCCGTAGAAGGAAGCAGCAAATCAGGATTCGTCAGAACGAACGTCGCTCCGGCATGAATATATCGAACCGCCTTAGTTAGGCGTTCATAAGTAAACGAACGATCTATTCCTTGCAAAACAAAATCCGGCTGTTCTTCCGTAAGCACTAAACCAGCCTCTTGAACAGCTTTCCTTAATCCTTCTTCCCCAACTACAAAAACAGCCGCTCCCGGTTTTAACCGTGCGATATGCTCTGCAGCTGCTTGAGCGGAGGTGCATACCTCTTCTGCCGCCGCTTGGATGCCCATCTTCATCAGTCGCCCAGCTACCTCTTCAGGCGTTGCTGATGAATTGTTCGTTACAAATCGAAACGGGAGTTTAATTTCTCGCAGATACGAGATCAATGTATCTGCACCATCGATACGATGAGTGCCATGATATAACGTTCCGTCGAGATCAATTAGCAAACCGTGCATGGGTTGTTGTTTTTCTGTCATAGCTGCTGTCCTCTCGAGTGCAAAAAACCAGATGCCACGGTCTTGCGGCTTGGCTGCTCGTTTATTGAATTTGCTTTTCTTGCTTGCGTCGCAATCGCTGGATTCTATTTCGAAGTGCTTCCAGCTCTGCACGCTTCTTACTATCACGACGAGCCAGCATAGAATGATTCATAGCTTGCTCGAAAGCACGACTCGCGTGTCCTATTGCTGATTCATAATCTTTAAGCTTGTGCTCGTAATACATGGCAAGCTCGATGCTCGCTTCATTAGTTGCTTGAGTATAATGAGATGCTGAAAGAATAATAGCCTTCTGCCACAATAACACAGCACGATCCCAATTTCCAGCCTTCTTGTCGCGTGCTGCAAGCATGATCAATGTTGATGGCTGCGCTTGATCAGCACTCATCGCCAAATTGAACAGCTTGCTGGAAAGCTCTTTTTTGCCCATCCGCTCCAGCCATAGACCTGTACGAACCATTTCCTCCGGCTCAGTGGGGAGTGGTATGAAATTTTCTATATTGCCATTCAGCAAATGGCCAAAGCGTATCGCCAAACAAGCAAGCGAAAGCATATCCGTTTCATTATGAAGGAAAACACCTTCAAGCGGTGCTGGATCACCAGTAGCCAAATACTGAAAATAAAGCTGGGGTGCTAGTGAGCCTGGCACATCATCCTCGCGATGAATACCAAGTCTCTCCTCTTCTACATGACTCAATCTGCAGGATACGAGTGTGTTTCTCCAAATAGATCTCGCAGGATGCAAAAAGTCGAGCTGCAGCGGCTCCCATATTTTACGATTAAGACCATTCATAATAAAACGGTTTTGTACTAAAGGCCAATCGAAGGTTTTGCCATTGTAAGTGGCCAAGTAAGTAAACCGCTGAAGCTTCTCTGCCAAATAAACGAGCATGGCACGTTCCTCAGCTGGATGCCTGATCAAGGTCTGTTCAATAACAAAATGCTCCTTCGACATATAGGCTATGCCAATCATGAAGGGAACGTTACCCGCTCCTACACCTAAGCCAGTCGTTTCTAAATCAAGAAATAATATTTGCTCTGCCGAAGCCTCACTCGAAGGATGTAAAGCGGTCAAGCCAGGCGCTGCCACGTTCAGCTCCTCAAGAGCATGAAGACCATGGCGGAAATCGATCGGATTTACGATTTTTCGCATGAGAAAGCTTCCTTCATCATTCCGATGGAGCTTAACACCAAAAGTGCCCCAGACCGGCGATAACCACTCTTCGGCTTCCTCATTATCAAGGAGCTTCGTTTCCTCAACCTCAGACATCACCGCTTCAACATTCTTGTCTTTCTCCGAGCTCTCTCCTCGCAAACGATTCATTCGATCGCGCATTCCGCTCATCGTATTCCCTCCGCTTCATTTAGAAGCTCCAGCGCCTGCTGTTTTCCGAGAAGCCCGACCTCTTCAATCGGCCCTACGCAGGCTGGACAGCCACTGAGGCATGTACAGGAACGTATTAAAGACTTAGCTTGCCGAATAAGATCATCATGCACCTCGAACAATCGTTCACTAAGTCCAATCCCGCCAGGATAACGGTCATAGAAATAAATCGTTGGCTTTTGGGTATGCACGGCCTTCACTTGCGGTATTACTCTAATGTCAAATGGATCACACATCAAGTAGAGGGGAGCAATATGAACGAGTACGTTTGCGATGCCCAGCAGTGCAAATTGCATTTCATTTTTGCTTTTACGAGCAGCAGCCTCTTCACTAAACGAGAACCAGTAGCCGCTTGTATGAAGCTCTTCCTCCGGCAAGTGTATAGGACCCGATCCGATATTTTCATGCGTCCGCAGCTTTATTTTTTTGAAAATCGTAGGCTTTGCATTTACCGTTAGCTCTCCGTATTGCCTAACAAGATCTCCTGATTCACGTTCCTTATCCACATACAGCACCTTGAGCTCTACCGCTAAATTCGCGTCCGTGTAGTAATCAACATTAACCTCGCGAACGTAAGCTTTTTTCTCTGGATAATCAAGCTTCTCTACCTGATATTGCACACCTTCATGAATATAGATAGCTTCCTCGTGAATGAGCGTAGGAGCGCTGAACCTATCAACCTCGCCAAGAACTCTGCTGCCATTCGTAGTATCTATGATCACAAAATTTTCCTGTGCAGCCGAGCGCAATGAAATGTTATGTGCGGGAAAGGACTGCTCCATCCAAAACCAACGGTTTCCCGCCTTATGAAGCACCTTCTCCTCCACCAAAAACTCCATCATATCCACTAGCGACTCCGATCCAAATGTATCTCCAGTCTCAAAGGGCAGCTCGTACGCGGCACATTTGACATGATCCATAAGCACAAGCAAATTATCTGGATGAATTAGCGCTCGCTCCGGTGGACGATTAAAGAAAAAATCCGGATTTTGAATCATATACTGGTCAAGTGGATTGCTGCTCGCCACCATAAACGTAATCGAGCTTTCCTGTCTTCGGCCTGCGCGTCCCGACTGCTGCCACGTACTGGCAATCGTTCCTGGATAACCATTTAGAACGCAGGCTTGAAGCTGACCAATATCAATGCCAAGCTCAAGTGCGTTCGTACTGACAACACCTCGAATTTCACCTGAGCGCAAGCCGCGTTCAATTTCTCGGCGAAGCTTCGGCAAATAGCCGCCTCGATAGCCTCTTATCGATTTATCATTAATTTTGTCGCGTATTAATTCCTGCAAATAAGTGAGCAGCAGCTCAACACGAACCCGGCTGCGGGCGAATACAATCGTCTGCACGCCCTGTTTAAGCAGCAAGCCTGCCAGCTTGCGTGTCTCCAGCACACTGCTCCGGCGTATGCCAAGCTGTTTATTCACAACAGGCGGATTATAAAATACAAAATGCTTCTCGCCCATCGGCGCACCGTTATTGTCAACAAGTCTTACTTTTTCACCAATAAGGCGCTCCGCATGCTCCTGAGGATTATCAATCGTTGCAGAAGCGCAAATGAATTGCGGCGTAGAGCCATAAAACTTGCAAATTCGTTTCAATCGCCGAATAACATTGGCAACATGACTTCCGAACACACCGCGATAGGCATGAACCTCGTCTATCACGATAA from Paenibacillus sp. FSL H8-0548 encodes the following:
- a CDS encoding cyclic-phosphate processing receiver domain-containing protein, with the translated sequence MIHVYLDDYRTCPKGFVLASNAEECKLLLDHEKIGILSLDFDLGWAQPTGYEVVRHIVESGRYPEQIYLHTSSAAGRMQMYHMLSSTAPAETKLFNGPMPDALLDQIAGSLPKPSIS
- a CDS encoding DNA-formamidopyrimidine glycosylase family protein; this encodes MHELPELDNYRALLAEQFAGALITGVEITNVKAFQASEEEIQRDVVGKVLWFVERRGLHLLLHLDNGKRLLLRLGQGAYLYKGSEEDRPDRAAQVKLHFGEIVLYCVGLKSDDLQLLKVLEVEEKLGRFGYDALDKRLTIDRFIAAFAKKRSSIKTALMDQNVISGIGTVYSDEICYAAGLRPDAKIPVFERATWERLYEAMHKILKEAISHGGAGEQPFAAGDALTGGQRNLFQVYDREGQACPQCGGLIEKIEVSGRKAFVCSDCQKDQ
- a CDS encoding TIGR01457 family HAD-type hydrolase → MTEKQQPMHGLLIDLDGTLYHGTHRIDGADTLISYLREIKLPFRFVTNNSSATPEEVAGRLMKMGIQAAAEEVCTSAQAAAEHIARLKPGAAVFVVGEEGLRKAVQEAGLVLTEEQPDFVLQGIDRSFTYERLTKAVRYIHAGATFVLTNPDLLLPSTDGLIPGAGSIGAMLQAAGGKKPILIGKPSTILMDYSLREIGLKADETWVVGDNMATDIAFGAAAGCSTILVLTGLTNAQNMDYYMEQAGCKPTTVCHHLEELRSYISDHREI
- a CDS encoding ribonuclease H-like domain-containing protein translates to MSGMRDRMNRLRGESSEKDKNVEAVMSEVEETKLLDNEEAEEWLSPVWGTFGVKLHRNDEGSFLMRKIVNPIDFRHGLHALEELNVAAPGLTALHPSSEASAEQILFLDLETTGLGVGAGNVPFMIGIAYMSKEHFVIEQTLIRHPAEERAMLVYLAEKLQRFTYLATYNGKTFDWPLVQNRFIMNGLNRKIWEPLQLDFLHPARSIWRNTLVSCRLSHVEEERLGIHREDDVPGSLAPQLYFQYLATGDPAPLEGVFLHNETDMLSLACLAIRFGHLLNGNIENFIPLPTEPEEMVRTGLWLERMGKKELSSKLFNLAMSADQAQPSTLIMLAARDKKAGNWDRAVLLWQKAIILSASHYTQATNEASIELAMYYEHKLKDYESAIGHASRAFEQAMNHSMLARRDSKKRAELEALRNRIQRLRRKQEKQIQ
- a CDS encoding DEAD/DEAH box helicase is translated as MNRFTGKTSGLEEWLEQVRQNNDIMDNVTHWRTLAPREARTAPLPDGLHHAWKETLNSRGISELYTHQAEAYRAARAGHHVVAVTPTASGKTLCYNLPVMQSLLENEEGRALYLFPTKALAQDQVAELQALADLMDVGIKTHTYDGDTPPTVRTAIRNAGHIVVTNPDMLHSAILPHHTKWVKLFENIKFIVIDEVHAYRGVFGSHVANVIRRLKRICKFYGSTPQFICASATIDNPQEHAERLIGEKVRLVDNNGAPMGEKHFVFYNPPVVNKQLGIRRSSVLETRKLAGLLLKQGVQTIVFARSRVRVELLLTYLQELIRDKINDKSIRGYRGGYLPKLRREIERGLRSGEIRGVVSTNALELGIDIGQLQACVLNGYPGTIASTWQQSGRAGRRQESSITFMVASSNPLDQYMIQNPDFFFNRPPERALIHPDNLLVLMDHVKCAAYELPFETGDTFGSESLVDMMEFLVEEKVLHKAGNRWFWMEQSFPAHNISLRSAAQENFVIIDTTNGSRVLGEVDRFSAPTLIHEEAIYIHEGVQYQVEKLDYPEKKAYVREVNVDYYTDANLAVELKVLYVDKERESGDLVRQYGELTVNAKPTIFKKIKLRTHENIGSGPIHLPEEELHTSGYWFSFSEEAAARKSKNEMQFALLGIANVLVHIAPLYLMCDPFDIRVIPQVKAVHTQKPTIYFYDRYPGGIGLSERLFEVHDDLIRQAKSLIRSCTCLSGCPACVGPIEEVGLLGKQQALELLNEAEGIR